GTTCGCCCGCGATTAACACGTTTCCTGTCGTAGGCTGGAGTGCTCCGGTTAATAGTTTTAATAATGTTGATTTTCCCGTTCCACTTCGACCTAAAATCGCAATTTTCTTTCCTGCATCTACTGTGAGTGAAAGATTATGAATGACGTTTTCGCTGCTTGAAGGATATTGATAGGATACATTTTCGAGTTCAATTGCAGCTCCACTATCACACTTCAAATCTTGCTTTCTTTCAAATTGCGCACCGGCCGGAACTTTCGCATTTTCAATTTCTATTAACCGCCGTAAAGAATCTTCATAGGCAGGGAGTCGTTCGACGGCTTCAGAAGTAGGTGATATTGCGTCCGTGATGGCCAACATCATTAATGTAAATGCCGCGATCATAGTCGGCTCCAGCTGTCCTGTATTCGTTTGATTTCCAGTCCAACTGATCATCATCATGACAGCGATTCCGATACAGAATTGAATCATCCCGCTTCGGATATGTTCCCAGCGTTTCAGTTTCTTTTCAATGTCTAGCACGTTATGTTCTTCATTTTTATAATTTGTTAAAAACGATGCGACTCGCCCGCTCGCAATCCAATCGGATAAACCGAAAACAGCATCTGTTAATTGTTCATATAATTTGTTGCGTCCCTTTTTTAATGCGATAAATTTACGACGCGTCATTTTCAATGAAATAAAAGGAATGAAAAACACGATGACAGCTAACACAAGCGCCATCAGAATAGCGAAAACCCAATCAAATAAACCGAGTACGCCGATGAATACGCCGTAAACAAAGAGCGATATTACGCTCGGAAACACAGTTCGTAAATAAAAGTCTTGCAGATGTTCAATATCATCCGACAACACGCTTAATAGGTCGCCTGTTTTATAGCGCGATTGGAAAAATATAGCCTGCGGCCGTAATGCGCTGTAAAGCCGCGTGCGCATTTTCTCCAACATTCGTAAAATGACATCATGGCCGACCAAACGCTCTAAGTAACGCATGACTGCCTGACTAATACTGAACGCGCGAACCGCGACGATGGGAACGTACACAATCATAATATTTTCGGGACGAAGCGCTGATCTCGAGATTAAATAGCCCGATAGAAATAACAACATTGCACTCGATCCAATGCCGAGAACACCAAGAAATACTGTAAGCAACATGCGTCCTTTATGCTCTTTCACATAAGGTCTAATCCAAGTATTCACAGCGCTTCTCCCCTCCCCGTATTATGTCTGATTAGTTCTTTATACGAGTGTTCCTGTTTGATTAATTCTTCATGCGTACCGCTAGCAACGAGACATCCATCTTTCAGTACAATAATATGATCCATTTCTTTCATCCAATGAACACGATGAGTCGCTAGAAAGACAAGCTTGCCTTCAAAAAGACGGAGCATCGATTGTTTAAGTTCATATTCCGTTTCGATATCAAGATGTGCCGTCGGTTCATCAAGAATAATTATCGGACGCTTGCTTAATAATGCGCGCGCCATTGCAATTCGTTGTTCTTGCCCGCCGCTTAATGGCCGCCCGCCTTCACCGATTTGTTCATCCAATTTACGAGGCAACTGAGAGATAAGCGCGTCGAGACCGACCTCATCAATAACTCGTTTGACATCCTCATCTGTTGCATCTGGTTCATAAAATCGAATATTTTCTATTATGGAAGTCGGGAAAATATAGGGATGTTGCGGGATATAAGCAATTTGTGAGGTCCAGTCATACCGCATGAGTGAAGTTGTTCCTTCACCATTCACTTCAATCATTCCACTAGTAGGTTGCAAGAAACCTGCAATGATATCGATGAATGTTGATTTTCCAGCACCTGATTCTCCGACAATCCCAATGACGCCATTTCCTTCCCATGAAAATTGAAGTCCATTTAAAATCGGTTCAGTTTCCTCGTCGTCTCGATTTACGGTTAATTCATGAAAGCCGATTTTAGTTGTCGGTTCCCATTCAATAGTAGATTGAATAGCCGGTTGCGCTGTTTCCTTTTGTTCTTTAATAATCTCCTCGACTTGTTCCAATGCAATTTGTCCATCCAACGTCGCATGATAATCTGTTCCGACTTGTCGGATCGGCAAAAAATATTCTGGTGCTAAAACGAGTATCGTTAAAGCAGGCAATAGCATCACCGTTCCATCAATTAAACGAAAACCAAGACTGACAGCGACAAAAGCGATGGACAAGCTCGTAAAGAAATCGAGCGCAAACGATGATAAAAATGCAATGCGTAACGTTTTCATCGTCGCTTTTCGGTATCGTTTACTGACACGCGCGATTTTCCCTTCATGCGCCTCGCTCTTTCCTAAATAGGTTAACGTTTCTAATCCTTTTAACGTATCGATAAAATGATTTGATAAAATCCGGTACGTCTCGTACTGGGCATCCGCCGTTTTCTGTGCGGCCATTCCGAGTAAAATCATGAATATGATAATAATTGGTACTGTCGCAATCAAGATGATGGATGAGGTTTTATCGAGGGTAAATACATAAATGGCTAAAACCGCCGGGACAATAAATGTTTGAATCATCCGCGGTATGGTTATTTCCAGGTAAGTTTTTATTTGGTCAATCCCTTCTATTGCCAATGTGACAAGTCTACCTGTCCCGTTGACTTGCGCAAATCGCGGGCCGAGCTTAAAATATGCGCTGGTCAGTTGTTCACGCAAAGCCATCGTCGTTCGAACTGCAAATCGTTCCGCAAGCAGTTGTTGAATATGCGAGAAAACGTGACGCAACGCGAAAAACAACATAAACAATAATAGATCTTGTCCGATTGCAGAAACAGACGCCCCTTGAAATAAATACGTAACGCTCCGCGCAAGAAAGATTGCTTGAAGAATGATTGCGCCCGCTTCGACTACAGTTAATATCGTCAACAACACGTAAAGTGAACGGCTGCCAGGACAGGATGGAAGTCCTTTTTTTCTCTCCATCAGTATTCCAACTGGTCCTTCCCTTTTAGGCGTTCACGAAACACGTAATAGCTCCATCCTTGGTAAGCTAAAACGAATGGTATAAGCGTTAACGATATATAGCTCATCACTTTCAGAGAATAGTCACCAGATGACGCATTATAAACTGTTAAATCATTCGCTGCGCCAAGCGTACTAATCATGACGCGCGGGAACAGTCCAATAAATACACTCGCGGTTAATGCAATGATTGTGATTGTCGTCATTAAAAATGACAAACCGTCTCTTTGTTGTTTATTAAAAATACCTGAAAGAAGTAGCGCACCCCAAGCTAAAACAGGAAGTACGATCCAACCGGTTCCGTGTGCTGTGAAAATATCTGTTTTCCAAAATCCAATTGCCGCAAAAACAAGTAAAGAAATTAATGCGGCAGGTGCAAATTTAGACGATGCCACACGCGCACGCTGTTGCAACTCTCCTTCTGTACGAAGCATAAGGAATTGCAGCCCATGTACGATACAAAGAAGCGTAAACATCACCCCGCCTAGTAAAGCAAAGGGATGGAGCAACTGTAGAAATCCACCAAGCATTTCTTTATTTTCATCAATCGGAACGCCTGTCATGAAATTCGTCAATGCCACACCCCAAAGGAATGGCGGAACAACACTTCCGAAAAACAGCGCTCCATCCCACACTTTTTTCCATACAGGGTTATCTACCTTTCCTCTAAACTCGAAAGCAACCCCTCGTAAAATTAACGCGAGTAACATAAAGACGAATGCAATATAAAACCCGCTAAAAAGCGTTGCATACCAATGCGGAAAAGCCGCAAACATCGCAGCTCCCGCTGAGATCAACCACACTTCATTGGCATCCCAAAATGGGCCGATCGAATTTAAATAAACACGCTTTTCGTAATCATCTCGCCCCAGAAATTTCGCAACTGTTCCAACGCCAAAATCGAATCCTTCTAAGACGAAGAATAATGTGAACATAAAAGCGATCAGTAAAAACCATAACTCACTTAGTACCAATATCGACATCCTCCTTATCGAATGGATCAACCGAATCAACTTGAGCGGCTTCTTCTAGACTCGCATCTTTCTTGATTGTCCGGACGAATAAATAAATCGCTACGCCAGCCAAAATCGCATACAATGTTGAAAATGAAATAAGTGAAAATAACACTTGTCCCGCAGTTACATTTGGAGATACAGCATCTTCTGTTTTCATCACGCCGAAGACGACCCACGGCTGACGCCCCATTTCCGTCATTAGCCAACCGACCGAGTTTGCGATAAATGGCAATGAAATTGCGAAAACCATGACTTTCATAAACAATGAATTTTGTTCAAGTTTGTTTTTACGCGATAAATACCAACCGTATAATCCAAGAAGAACCATGATAGTACCCGTGAAGACCATTGTTCGGAAACTCCAAAAAACTGTTCGAACTGGCGGAATGTAGTTTCCAGGTCCGTATTTTTCTTCATAATATTCTTGAAGCGTATTCATTCCATTAACTTGTCCGCTAAATTTATTGAACGACAAAATACTTAACATATACGGAATTTGTATTTCATTTGTCGTCGTTTTTTCCTCAGGATTTATTTTAGCGACGACTGTGAAAGGCGCCGGGTCCGGGCTGTCTTCCCATAACGCTTCCGCAGCCGCCATTTTCATAGGTTGCGCTGTCATTAAATGAAGTGCTTGTTGATGACCGACTAACAGAACGACAACCGTCGATAATGTCGCGATAATAATTGAAATTCGAAAAGACTTTTTGAACATATCAACTTGTTGTTTCTTGCGAATTTTCCACGCACTTACACCTGCTACGAAAAAAGCGCCCGTTGCAAATGCTGAAAATAAAACATGCGGGAATTGCACCCATAATTGCGGGTTCGTTAATAATGCAAAGAAATCATTCATTTGTGCGCGGCCTTCAAAATATTCAAATCCGACCGGATGATGCATGAATGAATTTGCCGTTAAAATCCAAAACGCAGATAGAACCGTTCCGAAAAGAACGAGCCAAATCGATAGTAAATGAATTCGCTTCGGTAATCGATTCCATCCGAACACCCATAACCCGATGAATGTTGACTCCATGAAGAAAGCGAGCAACCCTTCAATCGCTAGTGATGGACCGAAGACGTCTCCAACAAATCGAGAATACGTTGACCAGTTCATGCCGAATTGAAATTCCTGTAAGATTCCGGTCACTACACCGACCGCGAAATTGATGAGAAACAACGTCCCAAAAAACTTTGTTAACTTTTTATACTTTTCATCGCCCGTCCGATAATAAATTGTTTGCATAATCGCAATGGTCAATGCCAGACCAATCGACATCGGGACGAATAGGTAATGAAATAATGTTGTTGAAGCAAATTGAATTCTTGCTAATATAAGAGGATCCATGTCGCATTCACTCCTTTTAAACATTGCTGACAATAGTATTTTCCAATAATAAATAATCGATGTTTTTCAACACATATCTAAGTGTACATTGTTTATATGCACTATCTATGAAGTTAATATGCCAAAGCATTGACTAATCAGTGCCGATTTTTTGTCCGAAGTTTGGCAGAATTATGTCTTAATCCTATTGTGACAAAACTATTATCTCGATTGGTCACAATTGAGAAATTCAAGTGCTTTTTGATTGATTAAAGAAAAAAAGCCTTTATGAACTTCACCCAATAAAGGTGAAACTCATAAGGCTTTTTATAAATAAAGCAGATAGGCACCAATCAAGAGAAAAGAAATCATGGCGACAAAGATACTATACGAATTAGAAGAATGTTTTACCGATTCCGGCAGTATTTCTTTCACCGTCACCATAAAAATCGTTCCCACAGTCAAACTCATTAAGAACGCCCATACATTGGTGTTTTGCGCGCCAATCATTTCGCCAACGATTGCCCCAATAGCGACAGGTACTGCAACCATAAATGAAAGAAGCAGTAACGGAAGTAACCGGAATCCGGCTATAAATAATATCGTAAATAAGATCATGCCCTCGGGGATATTATGGAGGACAAGTGTTGGAAGTAAAGATGTACCTAAATCCGATTCTTCGTTCGCGCCTAGAATTACACCAATCGGGAAATTATGAAACGAAATAATAATGGTTAACAGCAAACCGCTCTGCAAATCTGGACGCTTATACATTCGAACCGCCAGCATCGCATGAATCAACTTAAATAAAAAAACACCAGCGATAAACCCACTTGCCAAGACAATCCAATTCCCCAAAGCAATCGCTTCCGGCGCAATCCCAAAACTCACTAAGCCCAAAATTAGCCCGGCACAAACAGCGTAAATCGTTCCCATACTTTTCTTGAAGCCATTTATAAAATACGAAAGGATGCCACCAATTCCCACTCCGAAAAAAGTAGCTATAAATCCAAGAAACCAAATTTGGCTCAGGTCCATCATCCTTCAGTTATATGTCTCTAGTTTTTATGTAAATGAATAACGATTTATGATTAATTGGAACTTAAATAATAACCAAGCATTGCTAAACTAATCCCACCGGAAAAAGTAATAAGAACATAATACATCGTTTTCATACGTTTGCCGCCCTGCCATAATTCGATAACCTCTTTATTCAAAGTAGAAAACGTCGTCAACGCCCCCGCCAAACCAGAAGCCAAGAACAACGTCCAAATTCTAGACAAATCAGCACCGAATACAATCCCGATCAGCAAAGAACCTGCCAAATTCACAAGAATTGTCCCAAAAGGAAAACGCCCAAATTCATTCATCTTCGTGGCAATAAAATATCGAATGACAGCACCTAGAAATCCGCCAAATCCAATCGCCAGTAGTTCAAGAAAGCTCATACTGCCACCTTCTTCTGACTGCATTGAAATCCAAGCAACCCAACAATGATTCCACCAACAATGCTCAGTCCTACATACAGAACGCCCATGACAGACTGTCCCGTTTCAAAAAGCAAAACAGTCTCCATACTCAATGCTGAAAACGTCGTGAATGAACCTAAAAAACCCGTAGTCATCGCATCTTGAATATGTTTAGCAACGCTAATCTTCCGTAAAACGCCTGAACCTAAAAAACACAATAAAAATGTGCCAATCATATTAACCAAAAACGTAGCAATCGGAAATCCACTTTCATGCGAAATCAACTCCCCAATCCCCGTTCGCGTTAATGCACCGAGTGCTCCCCCAAGTCCGATCCAAAGATACGTCTTCATAGCGCTACCTTTTCAAGAA
This genomic window from Sporosarcina sp. Marseille-Q4063 contains:
- a CDS encoding ZIP family metal transporter, encoding MDLSQIWFLGFIATFFGVGIGGILSYFINGFKKSMGTIYAVCAGLILGLVSFGIAPEAIALGNWIVLASGFIAGVFLFKLIHAMLAVRMYKRPDLQSGLLLTIIISFHNFPIGVILGANEESDLGTSLLPTLVLHNIPEGMILFTILFIAGFRLLPLLLLSFMVAVPVAIGAIVGEMIGAQNTNVWAFLMSLTVGTIFMVTVKEILPESVKHSSNSYSIFVAMISFLLIGAYLLYL
- the cydB gene encoding cytochrome d ubiquinol oxidase subunit II; translation: MLVLSELWFLLIAFMFTLFFVLEGFDFGVGTVAKFLGRDDYEKRVYLNSIGPFWDANEVWLISAGAAMFAAFPHWYATLFSGFYIAFVFMLLALILRGVAFEFRGKVDNPVWKKVWDGALFFGSVVPPFLWGVALTNFMTGVPIDENKEMLGGFLQLLHPFALLGGVMFTLLCIVHGLQFLMLRTEGELQQRARVASSKFAPAALISLLVFAAIGFWKTDIFTAHGTGWIVLPVLAWGALLLSGIFNKQQRDGLSFLMTTITIIALTASVFIGLFPRVMISTLGAANDLTVYNASSGDYSLKVMSYISLTLIPFVLAYQGWSYYVFRERLKGKDQLEY
- a CDS encoding CrcB family protein — translated: MKTYLWIGLGGALGALTRTGIGELISHESGFPIATFLVNMIGTFLLCFLGSGVLRKISVAKHIQDAMTTGFLGSFTTFSALSMETVLLFETGQSVMGVLYVGLSIVGGIIVGLLGFQCSQKKVAV
- a CDS encoding CrcB family protein, translated to MSFLELLAIGFGGFLGAVIRYFIATKMNEFGRFPFGTILVNLAGSLLIGIVFGADLSRIWTLFLASGLAGALTTFSTLNKEVIELWQGGKRMKTMYYVLITFSGGISLAMLGYYLSSN
- the cydD gene encoding thiol reductant ABC exporter subunit CydD → MERKKGLPSCPGSRSLYVLLTILTVVEAGAIILQAIFLARSVTYLFQGASVSAIGQDLLLFMLFFALRHVFSHIQQLLAERFAVRTTMALREQLTSAYFKLGPRFAQVNGTGRLVTLAIEGIDQIKTYLEITIPRMIQTFIVPAVLAIYVFTLDKTSSIILIATVPIIIIFMILLGMAAQKTADAQYETYRILSNHFIDTLKGLETLTYLGKSEAHEGKIARVSKRYRKATMKTLRIAFLSSFALDFFTSLSIAFVAVSLGFRLIDGTVMLLPALTILVLAPEYFLPIRQVGTDYHATLDGQIALEQVEEIIKEQKETAQPAIQSTIEWEPTTKIGFHELTVNRDDEETEPILNGLQFSWEGNGVIGIVGESGAGKSTFIDIIAGFLQPTSGMIEVNGEGTTSLMRYDWTSQIAYIPQHPYIFPTSIIENIRFYEPDATDEDVKRVIDEVGLDALISQLPRKLDEQIGEGGRPLSGGQEQRIAMARALLSKRPIIILDEPTAHLDIETEYELKQSMLRLFEGKLVFLATHRVHWMKEMDHIIVLKDGCLVASGTHEELIKQEHSYKELIRHNTGRGEAL
- a CDS encoding cytochrome ubiquinol oxidase subunit I is translated as MDPLILARIQFASTTLFHYLFVPMSIGLALTIAIMQTIYYRTGDEKYKKLTKFFGTLFLINFAVGVVTGILQEFQFGMNWSTYSRFVGDVFGPSLAIEGLLAFFMESTFIGLWVFGWNRLPKRIHLLSIWLVLFGTVLSAFWILTANSFMHHPVGFEYFEGRAQMNDFFALLTNPQLWVQFPHVLFSAFATGAFFVAGVSAWKIRKKQQVDMFKKSFRISIIIATLSTVVVLLVGHQQALHLMTAQPMKMAAAEALWEDSPDPAPFTVVAKINPEEKTTTNEIQIPYMLSILSFNKFSGQVNGMNTLQEYYEEKYGPGNYIPPVRTVFWSFRTMVFTGTIMVLLGLYGWYLSRKNKLEQNSLFMKVMVFAISLPFIANSVGWLMTEMGRQPWVVFGVMKTEDAVSPNVTAGQVLFSLISFSTLYAILAGVAIYLFVRTIKKDASLEEAAQVDSVDPFDKEDVDIGTK
- the cydC gene encoding thiol reductant ABC exporter subunit CydC yields the protein MNTWIRPYVKEHKGRMLLTVFLGVLGIGSSAMLLFLSGYLISRSALRPENIMIVYVPIVAVRAFSISQAVMRYLERLVGHDVILRMLEKMRTRLYSALRPQAIFFQSRYKTGDLLSVLSDDIEHLQDFYLRTVFPSVISLFVYGVFIGVLGLFDWVFAILMALVLAVIVFFIPFISLKMTRRKFIALKKGRNKLYEQLTDAVFGLSDWIASGRVASFLTNYKNEEHNVLDIEKKLKRWEHIRSGMIQFCIGIAVMMMISWTGNQTNTGQLEPTMIAAFTLMMLAITDAISPTSEAVERLPAYEDSLRRLIEIENAKVPAGAQFERKQDLKCDSGAAIELENVSYQYPSSSENVIHNLSLTVDAGKKIAILGRSGTGKSTLLKLLTGALQPTTGNVLIAGEQANQNLLAKSISILNQKSHLFNTTVGNNIRIGRPDATEKEIASVVNQAQLGKLIASIPLGLQTSMEEMGHRFSGGERQRIAFARVLLQQTPIVIFDEPTIGLDPKTENDLLQTMFTAAKDKTVIWVTHHLAGVEQMDEIIFLEEGNIALQGNHEELLATSSKYRALYEMDKGI